The following coding sequences lie in one Arachis stenosperma cultivar V10309 chromosome 5, arast.V10309.gnm1.PFL2, whole genome shotgun sequence genomic window:
- the LOC130979962 gene encoding uncharacterized protein LOC130979962: MEKKLIRPCDREYMRMAMLKHEQTFKQQVYELHRLYRIQQALMKKMEGSSSRISEIEESEIELTLGPSSHYNRKKVVEASPLTSDSGQSFSSSSGSGSGSCFIHNNTSFKTHQYHSSHREELGGGIIGLVQVPHSSSGVRNGYHIIEEQSRLERSKQPPSLLQVLSLSIT, translated from the exons ATGGAGAAGAAGCTCATTAGGCCATGTGACAGAGAATACATGAGGATGGCCATGCTAAAACATGAACAAACTTTCAAACAACAg GTGTATGAACTTCACCGTTTGTATAGGATTCAGCAGGCACTGATGAAAAAGATGGAAGGCAGCAGCAGCAGAATCAGTGAAATTGAAGAGTCAGAGATTGAGTTGACTCTAGGGCCTTCAAGTCACTACAACCGTAAGAAAGTTGTTGAGGCATCACCTCTAACTTCAGATTCAGGTCaaagcttttcttcttcttctggtTCTGGTTCTGGATCCTGTTTCATACACAACAACACAAGTTTCAAGACCCATCAATATCATAGCAGCCATAGAGAAGAATTAGGTGGAGGCATTATAGGCCTTGTCCAAGTGCCACATTCAAGTAGTGGTGTTAGAAACGGTTACCATATTATTGAAGAACAATCAAGACTAGAGAGATCAAAACAGCCACCTTCACTTCTTCAAGTATTGAGCCTTAGCATTACATGA
- the LOC130979692 gene encoding BTB/POZ domain-containing protein SR1IP1, with protein sequence MVDRGQENNIAATTPDLSLKKKELLSSAMKRTSEWIFSQEIPSDVIVQVGEASFSLHKFPLVSKCGYIRKLVSESNDADVSLIELSDVPGGAEGFELAAKFCYGINFEITVENIAMLRCMAEYLEMTEDYAVGNLVGRTDAYLNEVALKTISGAVSILHMSEKLLPVAEKAKLVSKCIDAIAYIACKESQFCTSSARSDSGSDGVVSHHQRPVVDWWSEDLTVLRIDIFQRVLTAMMARGFKQYAIGPILMLYAQKSLRGLDIFAKGRKKIEPRQEHEKRVVLETIVSLLPREKNAMSVSFLSMLLRSAIYLETTVACRLDLEKRMAMQLGHAVLDDLLIPSYSFTGDTLFDVDTVQRIMTNYLESHLGNHLVYNQDVEYFSPPQTDTERVGKLMENYLSEIATDRNLTIAKFTSLAELIPEQSKPTEDGMYRAIDIYLKAHPNLSDMERKKVCGVMDCQKLSREACAHAAQNDRLPVQTVVQVLYYEQQRLRDAMNNGSSASGESPSSGQSKTSVFHHPVSNELSTLRRENQDLKLELVKLKMKLKEIENSTLIKSGISSPMISASPSSAADKPPLPRKSFISSVSKKLGKLSPFLRADGIAPFSKGRTKPNKNRRHSIS encoded by the exons ATGGTGGATCGTGGTCAAGAGAATAATATTGCTGCTACTACTCCTGACTTGTCCCTGAAGAAGAAGGAGCTTCTTTCTAGTGCCATGAAGAGAACGAGTGAATG GATTTTTTCTCAGGAGATTCCAAGTGATGTTATTGTTCAAGTTGGAGAAGCTTCATTTTCCTTACATAAG TTTCCATTAGTCTCCAAGTGTGGATATATAAGGAAACTGGTCTCAGAATCCAACGATGCTGATGTGTCCTTGATTGAACTCTCTGATGTTCCTGGAGGAGCAGAAGGATTCGAACTGGCAGCCAAATTCTGTTACGGAATAAACTTCGAGATAACTGTGGAAAACATCGCCATGCTTCGCTGCATGGCGGAGTATCTCGAGATGACAGAGGATTATGCAGTTGGAAACTTAGTTGGAAGAACTGATGCTTACTTGAACGAAGTGGCACTCAAGACAATATCAGGGGCTGTGTCTATATTGCACATGTCAGAGAAGCTCCTTCCAGTGGCAGAGAAAGCGAAATTGGTGAGTAAATGCATCGATGCCATTGCATACATAGCCTGCAAGGAAAGCCAGTTTTGCACTTCTTCTGCAAGAAGTGACAGTGGCTCTGATGGAGTTGTGTCTCATCATCAGAGGCCAGTGGTTGATTGGTGGTCTGAAGACTTAACGGTTCTCCGAATCGACATCTTCCAGAGAGTTCTAACTGCAATGATGGCTAGAGGGTTTAAACAATATGCTATTGGTCCCATTCTAATGCTCTATGCACAGAAATCTCTACGAGGTTTG GATATATTTGCAAAGGGAAGGAAGAAGATTGAGCCGCGACAAGAGCACGAAAAGAGGGTTGTTTTGGAGACAATAGTGAGCCTGTTGCCAAGGGAGAAGAATGCAATGTCTGTAAGCTTTCTGTCTATGCTGCTTCGCTCGGCGATATATCTGGAGACGACGGTTGCTTGCAGGCTTGATTTGGAGAAGAGGATGGCCATGCAGTTAGGACACGCTGTCCTAGATGATCTTCTTATTCCTTCTTATTCATTTACTGGGGACACATTGTTTGATGTGGATACGGTGCAGAGGATCATGACCAATTACCTTGAATCTCATCTTGGGAACCATTTAGTCTATAATCAAGATGTTGAATACTTTTCGCCTCCACAAACTGATACCGAACGGGTTGGAAAGCTGATGGAAAACTACCTATCTGAAATAGCCACGGATCGAAATTTAACGATCGCAAAGTTCACCAGTCTGGCTGAATTGATTCCTGAACAATCAAAGCCAACAGAAGATGGCATGTATAGAGCCATTGACATCTATCTCAAG GCTCATCCTAATCTGAGTGACATGGAGAGAAAGAAAGTATGTGGCGTGATGGATTGCCAGAAGCTATCGCGAGAGGCGTGCGCGCATGCGGCACAAAACGACCGTCTTCCGGTCCAAACCGTGGTTCAAGTTCTCTACTACGAACAGCAAAGACTACGTGACGCCATGAATAATGGAAGCAGTGCGAGTGGAGAATCTCCTTCTTCAGGTCAATCCAAGACCAGTGTATTTCACCATCCGGTTTCAAATGAACTCTCCACATTACGCAGAGAAAATCAAGATCTGAAATTAGAGCTTGTGAAACTGAAAATGAAGCTAAAAGAGATCGAGAATTCCACACTGATCAAATCAGGAATTAGCAGCCCTATGATAAGTGCCTCGCCTTCTTCTGCCGCTGATAAGCCTCCTCTGCCTCGAAAATCGTTCATAAGTTCTGTGTCCAAGAAACTTGGAAAACTCTCTCCTTTTCTACGTGCTGATGGCATCGCACCTTTCTCCAAAGGTCGCACAAAACCAAATAAGAATCGCCGCCACTCCATATCATGA
- the LOC130982183 gene encoding ribonuclease III domain-containing protein RNC1, chloroplastic-like, whose translation MELSSSSSLLSPKPCSPALSSYSFSSSFSPFPIKNHNSRNRNPQSFRILAVALEPPQQELPNTSPHPLLKELAERKKITSPKKKGPTRRFLLKPPLDDNKLADRFLKSPQMSLKSFPLLSSCLPSSRLNSADKAWIEDYLLEAKQALGYPLEPSEALGDDNPAKQFDDLLYLAFQHPSCERTKARHVRSGHSRLFFIGQYVLQLVMAEFCLQRYPMESPGPMRERVFGLIGKRNLPRWIKAASLQNLVFPYDDIDRMLRKDREGPVKSVFGALFGAIYLCHGIPEVYRVLFEVFGMDPDAEDCQPKLRRQLEDIDHVSNELESKISWQDIVSYRPPADALVAHPRLFRACVPPGMHRFKGNLWDYDSRPKVMKTLGYPLEMTDSIPEITEARNIELGLGLQLCFMHPSKYKFEHPRFCFERLEYIGQKIQDLVMAERLLMKHLDAPGLWLQERHRRLLLNKYCGRYLREKHLHGFAIYADDKQDSFECNRRNRNPATASIQQAIHGLSYLVYGKRDVRRLMFEVFDFEQVQPKEV comes from the exons ATGGaactctcttcttcctcctccttaCTCTCCCCGAAACCATGTTCACCCGCGCTTTCCAGCTACTCCTTCTCCTCTTCATTCTCCCCCTTCCCAATCAAAAACCACAATTCCAGAAACCGGAATCCACAGAGCTTTCGCATTCTCGCCGTAGCCTTGGAACCGCCGCAGCAGGAACTCCCCAACACCAGCCCCCATCCTCTCCTCAAGGAGCTCGCCGAACGCAAGAAGATAACTTCTCCTAAGAAGAAAGGTCCCACAAGAAGGTTCCTCTTGAAGCCCCCATTAGACGACAACAAACTCGCTGACAG GTTCCTCAAGAGCCCACAAATGTCCCTAAAATCGTTCCCCTTGTTGAGTTCGTGCTTGCCTTCTTCGCGGCTCAACAGTGCCGACAAGGCATGGATTGAGGACTACTTGCTGGAAGCCAAGCAGGCTCTGGGGTACCCTCTCGAGCCCTCCGAGGCGCTGGGGGACGACAACCCTGCCAAACAGTTCGATGATTTGTTGTATCTGGCATTTCAGCATCCGTCCTGCGAGAGGACCAAGGCGCGCCACGTGAGGTCAGGGCATTCTAGGCTGTTCTTTATTGGGCAGTACGTGCTGCAATTGGTCATGGCAGAGTTCTGCTTGCAGAGGTATCCGATGGAGTCGCCGGGTCCGATGAGGGAGAGAGTGTTTGGtttgattgggaagaggaacTTGCCTCGGTGGATCAAGGCTGCAAGCTTGCAGAATTTGGTTTTTCCCTATGATGATATTGATCGGATGTTGAGGAAGGATAGGGAGGGACCTGTAAA GTCAGTATTTGGAGCTTTGTTTGGTGCAATCTATCTTTGTCATGGTATTCCAGAAGTATATCGTGTTCTTTTTGAAGTATTTGGAATGGATCCAGATGCTGAAGATTGCCAACCCAAACTGCGCAGACAACTTGAAGACATAGATCATGTGTCTAATGAACTTGAAAGCAAGATAAGCTGGCAGGATATTGTCTCATATAGG CCTCCTGCAGATGCTCTGGTTGCACATCCAAGGCTGTTCCGAGCTTGTGTTCCTCCAGGCATGCATAGATTCAAAGGAAATTTATGGGATTATGATAGCAGACCCAAGGTTATGAAGACACTTGGATATCCGTTAGAAATGACTGATAGTATTCCAGAAATTACAGAAGCCAGGAACATAGAGCTTGGACTTGGACTGCAG CTCTGTTTCATGCATCCATCAAAGTACAAATTTGAGCATCCTCGATTTTGCTTTGAGAGATTAGAATACATCGGCCAAAAGATACAA GATTTGGTGATGGCTGAAAGATTGTTGATGAAGCATTTAGACGCTCCAGGATTATGGCTTCAAGAGAGGCACCGACGCCTTCTTCTGAACAAGTATTGTGGTAGATATTTGAGGGAGAAACATCTTCATGGTTTCGCTATATATGCTGACGATAAACAAGACTCTTTCGAGTGCAACCGGAGGAACAGAAACCCTGCCACAGCATCTATTCAACAAGCGATTCACGGGCTTTCATATCTTGTTTATGGGAAACGCGATGTGAGACGTCTAATGTTTGAGGTTTTTGACTTTGAGCAGGTTCAGCCTAAAGAAGTCTAA
- the LOC130982184 gene encoding casein kinase II subunit alpha-2, giving the protein MSKARVYTDINVLRPKEYWDYESLNVQWGDQDDYEVVRKVGRGKYSEVFEGINVNSNERCIIKILKPVKKKKIKREIKILQNLCGGPNIVKLLDIVRDQHSKTPSLIFEYVNSTDFKVLYPTLTDYDIRYYIYELLKALDYCHSQGIMHRDVKPHNVMIDHELRKLRLIDWGLAEFYHPGKEYNVRVASRYFKGPELLVDLQDYDYSLDMWSLGCMFAGMIFRKEPFFYGHDNHDQLVKIAKVLGTDELNAYLNKYHLELDPQLDALVGRHSRKPWSKFINADNQHLVSPEAIDFLDKLLRYDHQDRLTAREAMAHPYFSQVRAAESSRMRTQ; this is encoded by the exons ATGTCGAAGGCGCGCGTCTACACTGATATAAATGTTCTTCGCCCCAAAGAGTACTGGGATTATGAGTCTCTCAACGTTCAATGGGG tgatcaagatgattatgagGTTGTGCGGAAAGTGGGAAGGGGGAAATATAGCGAGGTTTTTGAAGGCATAAATGTTAATAGCAATGAGCGCTGTATAATCAAGATTCTCAAGCCTGTCAAGAAAAAAAAG ATTaaaagggagattaaaatacTTCAGAACCTCTGTGGAGGCCCTAATATTGTCAAACTTCTTGATATTGTCAGAGATCAACATTCGAAAACTCCTAGCTTGATATTTGAGTATGTCAACAGTACAGATTTTAAAGTTTTGTATCCAACCTTGACTGATTATGACATACGCTATTACATATATGAGCTCCTCAAG GCATTGGATTACTGCCACTCTCAAGGCATAATGCATAGAGATGTCAAGCCTCATAATGTTATGATTGATCATGAATTAAGAAAACTTCGCTTAATAGATTGGGGTCTTGCTGAATTTTATCATCCTGGAAAGGAATATAATGTTCGTGTGGCTTCAAG ATACTTCAAGGGGCCTGAACTTCTAGTTGATTTGCAAGACTATGACTATTCATTAGATATGTGGAGCCTTGGCTGCATGTTTGCTGGAATG ATATTTCGCAAGGAGCCTTTCTTCTATGGTCATGACAACCATGATCAGCTTGTCAAAATAGCTAAG GTGCTTGGGACTGATGAACTGAACGCGTATCTGAATAAGTATCATCTAGAGCTTGATCCTCAACTTGATGCTCTTGTTGGAAG ACACAGTCGCAAACCATGGTCTAAGTTTATCAATGCAGATAATCAGCATCTTGTGTCTCCAGAG GCAATTGATTTTCTTGATAAGCTCCTTCGGTATGATCACCAAGACAGGCTAACAGCCAGAGAAGCAATG GCACATCCATATTTCTCTCAAGTTAGGGCTGCAGAAAGTAGCAGAATGAGGACACAGTAA